The window TGTACATATATTTCAAAAATACTGTTGCTCCTATACACGATGCTCCTATAAATGACTGTTTGGAAGACAAATAATAACAAGGAAAAGGGTACTTCCATCTTAGGCAAGTCTGTGCATTTAACAAAGTAAACCAGACTAATTAAACCAAATCAAATCCATTTCCTGTGGTGGCTTAAAGAAATGTGATTCTGTGACACTTCAGTGTACTTAGGTCATTTGATAATTCCACATGAAATGTTATGCTCTATTTCCAGCCTCTAATCTGATCAGCTGGGGTATCTGTATTTAAATAGCCAGTGGCCAAAACAGACCTTGCATGTATCCGATCCACAAACCAGCCAGTTTGGTCCTGTCAGAACCGGATGGAGAAGGGGAAACGGGATAGACGGGAAGTGGGATGGTTGGCTTCGTATGTGGGTGTGTGCACACGTCAGGCTTAGCATTTGCTGAGTACCCTCCACTATTTATGGCAACAGAATCCTACAACTGCTGCCTACTTTGGGCAGgggacactgtgtgtgtgagtttttgTGTTGTATTCTAGAGTGTGgtatgagtttgtgtgtgtgtgtgtcagtatcAGTGTCAGAATACATAATGGTGCCAGTCTTTGCGGACGCTGCTAATGAGAGGGTGTGTCTACACTATTGTGCATTGTTACTGTCACAGGGCACCATGGAAATAGGAAAAGGGCAGAATACCTTTCACATCAATAATGATGGAAGTCTCCATTGGCAGCCAGACACTCGAGTCAGATGTTTGATGTTTCTATTGGCTAGCTGGTTCGACCCTTGTCCTCCAGTCTGGTCTATGGCATCACACTTGAGACTTAAAGTCACAGAAAGATTGTAGTCACCCGTCTGTGATCAGCAGTTTTGCAAGCTTCATATCTCATGAAACTCAATCAGTCTGTGAGGAGAGAAAGTGTCAGACGTCTGATGacagatggaaaaaatattattcTGAACCCTAAAAGAATAATCTCTGTACAGTTGAAGTCCTTTAATTGTAGATCCATCCACCTTAAAAACCAAAGACAGGTGTAAATGAGCAGCGTCATATCAGGCAGTTGGTAACACAGGTAGTCAATAGGAAGggataagaaaagaaaaagttaaagtTACCTGTGAAGGATAAAGTAAATATTTCATCACTTTGTTTTCCAGCAACAGAattaatgtattattttttcTCGCTCTGCTGAGTCTTCGTGAGGGTGCTCTTAAGTTCACTGAACTTTTCTTAGTTGAGGGTTTATGAATGCGAGTCAGCCTAGTTATGTTTCCCCCCTCCTTCCTCTCTTGCTGAGCATACTGCTCAAGAGTCACAGGCTGACCCAGGCGTGCGCGTGTTGGTGAAAACCAGACAGGTCCAGTTGTAAGCTGGCTGTGTTCTTCTAAGAATAGGCACACTCGACAGCCCACAGCGGCACAGCCATGCACTCTCATTTATCCTGCAGGTTAGTTTGTCATCTGCTGATCAGTTTCactaaaaagaaagcaaaattcATTTTCCAGCAGTCAACactgttttatattctttaaatatttctttaaattgTAAAAGACTGTAACTTGTCTTATGGACCCATCATCATTAATTTTATACTCAATCCCACAAAACAGTCACTATAaatgtgatgtttttatttcGAAGGCTAAGAGAATACATTACAGCAAGAAGTCTGTTAGTCCCTTATTGTGTTGGTACACAAGCAGTAGGGAGAAGTTTCACGTTACGTCTCCATCACCGGTTTGGATCATTGACTTCAAATTATTTCAAAAAGAAGACTGTAAAATTGTTTTCAGTAAAAGTGGAAATACAATGTGTACTGCAACCTGAACTACTGCTCTAAGCTGTCATGTATCAACTGTGTATTAATTCTTTCTCATTATTTGGAAAATTGAACCCCCCATAGAGTCAGTACAACTATGAGCATAACGTTGATACAAATTAAGAAAGCACACAAGTATGCAAGCTCAGAATGAATAAAAACGTCATGCACAAATTCTATTTTAGTGTGGCTGAGTGAGTTCAGTTCAGGCTTCCTCTGAATCCTTGAACACACTGGATGTTTTATTGAATGCTGCACAAAACTCATTTAAAATTCGATTGAGGGCTCATGGTGAATCATCAGACTAGCGGCTGCCCTAAAGACACAACAAACCAGAGTGGCTCAGAAGAACAAAATGTCACTATCGGTGCAGGGGATGAAAAAACTGTCACGCGTTGGACAAATGACGTGATTCTTCCAGTGTATGGTAGGCATCAAACGCCAAGAAGAATGTCACTTTCCTAAGCGTTTGACTCTATATTCATCTTCAGAGCATGTTTACGCAGAGCTCTGTAACGGCCTTAGAGGAATTTTGGAGTTAATTTTATTATGTTGTTAATTCTCCAGCGGAAAGCAAAATCACAAATGTTTTATAgctaaaaaaaactattaatcCAACAGTTTTACAAGTGTACCATGGCACAAgatttggggtacagtattgtggaTGCTTGTATAGTCATTTTGTTCTTGGTTTCAGAATTGTTTTACCCCTATTCATTATTCATTTAGAATTTTTCCTCAAAGCCCATTTAATCTCCTCCATATAACATATTTAATTATGTTCTTTCCTCTCAATCTGTAACTTTCAGCATCCTTTTCTAGATCTCCTAGGTCTCCTGTTTGAAGTTTCTGTTGTCAGATATTTTGTGATGTATAGACAGGACTGGCGAGTTTTTGCCAGTGTGGTGACTCCTGAGTCCAGATCCTGGACCAGGAGGAGGCGTTCCTAAAGTTAAAGCCTGCTGATAAATCTGCAGTGAGTTGGGGTCAGAATCCATTAAGACTTAAAGCGGTAATTAGTTAGTATTCTAGAGCTGAGGCAGCCTTCAATAGAAGCAGTGACAGCAGGACACAGATTTACCTGCACTGTCACATTCAAAGCCACTGGCACCTCCTTCCTGTCACGGTTAGCATAGAGGAAAGTTGGGGGAGGTCGTAGTGGGGGTTCATGCAGGAACACAGGAACGGAAATTCATGTAACACTCCAAGGGTAATTGACTATAAAACACAGCAGTGTTGTAGGGGAGAGAAAGGCCTGCCCGGTGCCTCCAAAACCTCTTGCCAAAAATTCACacgtgtgtgtatatgtctgtgcCTCCGCCAGCGGAAGCAGTTTGTTCAGATTTCTGTGGTGGGAGGAAAACTCTTGCCCTAGTGATGGATGACATGGTCACTGCTGGGTCACTAGAGTGGGTGTTAGTGGGTAAAAGAGAGGAGGAAAGAAGTGTCAGAAGCGAGAAGGTGAAATATGACCCAAAGAAAGaatagatgaaaaaaaacaaataagagagGGGACAGAAAAAAACTAGATTATCTTCCTTTAATACACCCTGAGGGCTAAACCGTTTCCTAGTCTCCACATTCTCATTTTAAGACACCTGCAATTCTGATGGCATGTGAAACACAAACAATGGATAAGTGGACCATAGAGACGCTGTGAAGATAACATTACTGGAGTTGACAAAAAAGTGGACATACCCTGGCTGGGAAGCTTTTCCTGCCTGAAAACTCACATCCTGCTTGTAAAGTTATCACTGATTTCCACCCAACAAACACATCACtaatatttttatgtgattTCCAAGTCTTTGGATGTCACTATTATTTATGTTGTGCATAGCTCTAGGCAAACGACTTTAAAGTATCAGAAATGCTTTGAAGTCATAAGCATGTTATAGGCTGGCTTAATCTAACAAGGATCTTTGTCATTTGGAAGAATATGAATTTGACGAGCCAGTAGTGTTAAGTATGTAAGGAGAGGTGGGATTGAATTCGGTGAGCAAAACAAATCTGAAGAGTATTTGGAAGAATGAAGGAAAGAGTCTGGAAGCCGAGGATGCCAGAGTAAAAGAATGAGCACACTGTGCAGGTGTAGCTCGTGCATCTGATCTGCACCCGCAGGAcaaatggactggtacttacATAGCGCCTTTCTTCTCAGTAGAGCACTCGAAGTGCTTTCAGAACAGCacaaaaaagaagacagaaaataCCTAGTCCCTGAGTAGCCTAGGAGTTTAGAGGAACAATACACAGCATTGTTTGACGTATTTGTAggtctctgttttctttcttttgcttgtAAGCGCAACTGAGACACATTCGTGCTTGGCTGATTTGGCTCTCTTGGAATTGGGCCATTCGATACTATGTTGGCTTTCACAAAAATACCCTCAAATCTTAGTGATAATGTCAAGGTCAGCAGCCTAGAGGAGAGCAGGGCCACACACGTGCAATTTACACAAGCAGGAAATAGAAAGTAGGAATTGAGAGAGAGTAATGTGCAAATAAGTAAACACATATAGATCTTAGATTTTAAGATCTGTACATGTGTatcaaaggaaaaaaccttagagaagcaagaaacacaaactcaatTTATGGCATGTACATGGGCGAGGCTTACTGCGTGGCAAGACACAGGGCAAGTCGCGCAGAGCCTCAGtccgttctttattttatagcagaGAATAGATTACACAGCATCTCTAGGTGGAGCATACGTAATAGAAAAACATCTCTAGATATGGTTATCGCATGAGTGGCCGTTATCCATAAGACAAGAGGAACTAGTATCTTTTGTCATATCAGCTTCAGGTTGGAACTGTCTCTGCCTGAGAGTGTGTTACTTCCTCACGCATGCTTCTGTTCCTTAATCTGTAGGTTGCAGGCACATCATGTTCTCACAAGAAATTATacttaagcaaaataaaagttatcaaagtaagtaaatgtaaaaatctcttaacattgTGTatcaaaaaaaatcagcaacatATACTGTAGTGTATTGGAAGTGGCACATGCAGTTACAGTGCATGCACCATTTCAAGTCAAAAACTACTCTCAATCATCTTTAATACATTTGTATTAAGTACTGAATGTGGGCATAATTACGagaacaaatcttttaaaagtACGGTGAGCATACACTGAATACACAATGTGTTAGAACTTTGATATAACCATCAGATCACCAGTCAATGCCCAAGCAACTTTACATCACTGCAGAAGAGTTTGGGCTCTGAGGCATTCTACGATTTTAAGACACTAACATCTTCATTTTCCTAGCTATGAGAATCTATATCCATCCTTTATTTACAGTCTCTTTTCACACCTAGCTCATGAGGAATATAATATATGAGGTCTACGCGAATGCCCACTGCATTGAGGTCAATCACGAATCCAGTGCTTGCTGACTGACTTGCTTGCTGTGTTGTTGACGTGATGCTTTGCATGAAATACACACATACCTGTGaataaactttaactttttttacataaaaCTTTAATGatttttctgctgtgtgtgtttgtgtgtatatgtgcagTATTCCTGACCTGGGTGAACTGCTCCAGTGTGCGTTGGGCGACAAGGATCCAGGACATTTTCACTATAGGAAAACTTCTCGCGCTAGTTCTCATTATAATAGTAGGACTTGTCCAAATTAGTagaggtaaacacacacatatgtgcacacatgcataaaaaatgtttttcagtaaTTGGTAAGAGTAATTTCTGTGCTTTGGACATGTTTCAATCTGATCTCTGGTTTTATTGTACTAAAATGATTAGTGATGAACCAACAATTATTTTACGGTTTTTATTTGCCCGTTCTTTATTTCTCGTCTTTCATCCAGGTCATTACGATGCCCTGCGGCCCAGTGTGGCCTTTGAATTCAGTCAGGACCCGTCAGTGGGACAGATAGCTCTGGCCTTCCTCCAGGCCTCCTTTGCCTACAGCGGCTGGAATTTCCTCAACTACGTCACAGAGGAGGTCGTAGAGCCGCGCAAGTACGATATGCATAAGCAAAGCTAGCAGACACACCACAAGTTTTTCTTAAGTTCTGCCccatatcattattatttttcttgtcATCAGGAACCTGCCCCGTGCCATCTACATTTCCATCCCACTGGTGACCCTTGTCTACACTATGACCAACATTGCCTACTTCTCCTCCATGACCCCAGAGGAGCTCCTCAGCTCTAATGCTGTGGCAGTGGTGAGCAGCAATCCAGCACCATGACTGGATACTTTACAAACCCAATTCTGAAAAAGCTGAGACACTgtgcaaaatgtaaaacaaatgcaaTAACTGAACTCAtgaacccatattttattcaaaacAGCACATAGAAAACATAGCAATCTCAACTTTTTAGGACGGGTGgctgccatcaaattaaaaatgagccagtatttttcttaaaatgggacattttctcagtttgaacatttgagtcgttttctatgttctactgTGAAAATGTTGGTTTATTAGATTTGCAAATCATAACACTATTTCTGTTTACATTGCACACAGTGTCCACATTTTTGGAATTCGGGCTGTATATGCAAACTCGTTTCAACTCATATACTGCTAAAGTCAACAGACATTCCAGGCTCCAGTTGTGTATTTACAATCCTGTCACATGTCGAGCAGCGGTCACTTCAGTCACTGCTTACGCATGCAGTTTACTTTTGCATCATTAATGGTTATTTTAGTTTGGCAAGTAGCaggttgctggtttgattcCAGCCTGAGACATTAATCCCCTTTGGGATTGCATTAGGAAGTGCATCCAGCATGAAagtctgccaaatcaaacatgtggagccACCTGCTGTGAAGCCCCTTGTAGTGAGGGAGCAActgaaagttgttgttttttcatcagTAAGTCATTGCATTTCAATGACATACCAAGGATCGAGACTATTTTTTCTCAATCTTGAGTTCACacctgaaaaacatttaaaaattctATCTCGCATCTACATGCATATATAACCATAGTCTTATAGTGGTATGCAGGCAGGCTGTTAAAAAGGGTATTTAATCTTTCAGTGAATCAATCAATTAATGCATTAATCGAGGGGACTGATGAATTAATAAATAAGTCATTTAATCAACACGTCAGTCATCTGGACAAtcactttttgtgtttttacagacATTTGGGGAGAAACTGCTGGGAATGTTTTCCTGGGTGATGCCGATCTCTGTAGCTTTGTCCACCTTTGGAGGAATTAATGGATATTTGTTTACCTCCTCCAGGTACAGCACAAACGCTTTGTCTTGCATTATACAACACACCAAACCTGATGCCCGCTGTTTCCTCAAAAAAACGTGTATAACATGTGTGAATATGTCTCTTGGTAGATTGTGTTTCTCTGGCGCCAGAGAGGGTCACCTTCCTTATCTGCTGGCAATGATCCACCTAAAAAACTGCACGCCAATTCCTGCCCTGCTGCTCTGTGTACGTTTCACTCTACCAGTTTTATCCAGCTGTGTAGCTTCAAAACTTGGTAGAACAGATGAGCGGAGAGATTCAGTGCTTTAATTTTCTCTTGTTTGAACCTGTTCTGTCCTACAGTGCATTGCCACAGTTGTCATCCTGTGTATTGGGGAGACACACAACCTAATCAACTATGTGTCCTTTATCAACTATTTGTCCTATGGGGTAACCATTGCCGGCCTTCTCTACCTCCGCAAGAAAAGGCCCAACCTGGCTAGACCTATAAAGGTATGGCACTTGTTTTATCTGGAGGTATAACttaaccacaataaaagcagATTATAGtgaggaatttaaaaaaatgaaaatatgaaaattatgtaaggcagaaagaaaaaaatagaaatttgAAATAAGCTTAAAAAGCTGACAGATTCAAATAAAAGTATTTAATTTTGAATTAAATTAtagtaattatatttttttaaacaaaggcaAATCAATTATAAAATTAAGCTTCCCATTACATCAAatcaataattttaaaaaacttttattcAAAGGCTCTGAACAGTGTgtcatttttaatgcatttaataGTGTAAAACAAAGAAGACAGTGTAATCTATATACTGGTGATGTAGACATACACGCTAATTTTCATATAGTAGGTTTGGTTACATATAAACACAAGTGTTAATTGTTGCCTGTAGCCAAAAAAAGACAtatttttcatattattttaaaaatattaagatATATTGTTGGACTTGACTTTGACTTTTGTGTGTGTACTACACACATAAACATAAGTAGTCTGCACATAGAAAAGGCAATGAATGTGTCTTACTGTATTTCACAGTAATCTGTGAATTTAGCATAGGAAACTGAGAGCTGCCAGCAGTCTGATTTGTGTACCGGTACTACTAAATTTTGTCATTTGACAATGAGTTAACATGCATATTGTTTTGGCGCCCCCTGGTGTCACAAATGGCAGTTACATGACATTAGTTAGTGCACAAATAACACCcgctgtttcctgttttctgtttaCATTCATTCTCCTGTATGCCATTTCTTCCAACCGCTCCCTGTTTTTACTGTACTGTCAAATAAAAGctgaacattaaaataaaaagtaaaaacaaacaaataagtaTTACATTGCATTACATTAAAGCATTAAATCAAATGTCAAAAATTAGTTTTTGATAATATCCCAGACAAATATATGTACATGTTTATATATTTGGATGCTACATGCAGAGACAGTATGGgtttataaatgtaaaaagaaaaaaaaggtaaggAAAAAACATAATTATGTTCATTGCAGATAAATCAACATATTTACAGTGGCAAGGGTTTTtgtacaaatgtgtttttgttctgtgaAGGTGAACCTGTTGATCCCGATCAGCTACctgatcttctgggctgtgctGCTGGGCTTCAGCCTGTACTCTGAACCAGTGGTTTGTGGCCTGGGTATGGTTATCATGTTGACTGGAGTCCCTGTATACTTTGTGGGTGTGCAGTGGAAGGAGAAACCCAAATGGCTCTATAGATTAGTTGGTGAGTTGGTTTGTGCCAGCGTACAGAACATATTAACTATTTATGTCAGCAGTAATTCCATCTGAGTCTGACTGCTCCTGATGTCTTTTGTATTGCAGAAAAACTCACGTACAAGGGCCAGAAGGTGTGTTATGTGGTGTTTCCTCAGGATGACCCCTCAGAAACTGAGCCCCTCACTGCCAAAGCTACTGACTGAGGAGTGAAGTCAAACCAGGACTTCCCCTTTTGCATCAACGTCAATACTTCCCATTTTCATCTTAAACGTGTTCTTGTTTGGTCAGTGAAGCACGAAGAGAAAGTGtcatatatttttgcacagGTGTGGACTGGGTTGGGCTGGCATGGAGCCCATTTTACCCAGTGcatgtgtttttaactttttggTTTTGCTGTCCATCCATTGTCATCACCAGCAtgcaaagttttatttttcatacagATCCTTATCCTTTCCCTTCTTCTTACTCAAACGATCTCCATTCTGTTCCAAGTCTTTTTCTGCTTCACTTCCAGGATGCTTCCAGCATGCTAATGTGCCTTATGAAATATAGACGTGTGTATAGTGTGTTGGTTGTGCGGGTATTTGGAGTGTGTAATGTCTTATATGGAATAAGATAAATATGCAAGCAGTTTCTGCACTTAGCAATACTTCTCAATAACTGCTGCTACTTTGCACTTTGCTTTACTAATTACTCACATGATGCTCACTGTTGATCTGTTGTGGATGAGTAATTTGTTCTGTCCATATCTCTGCCTGGCTACAGAATCTGGCTGTTCTATTTTCTTTCCACcgactttttaaaaagaattatgATTACATCACTTCTCCCTCGTGAGAGATGCTGTTGGTGCCTTAAtgtttttattagagacacTCATCTCTCCCAGTTATTTTTAAAAGACGGGCAAGACGAGCAATGGCTGGTTCTTGCAGGTTTTTAAGGTCTCTGAAATTTGGCACTTTGAGACTTTTGGCCTTGTTGCTTCAGCAGTGTTTTCATCTCTGGGTTCCCACTGTGAAACCTCTCAAGGTGCTCGACCAGCCAGAACAGTTATTACACTCTTGACCTGTTGTGATGCAGTATTTGAGCACTAATGTGTTGTTGCATAACTCTAACAGAATCTGTAATGATTGACAGACAGCTGGCAGTGGATGTTTACTTGAGCTCTCACTTCCCCAAAAGCCACTACAATGACCGTTAACTCAATATCGTTTATCCACTGATCAGCTGGCTTAACATGACACTGCTGACATCACAGAGTTGGATTAACATCCTGTTCGTATTTCATGACCTCGTGGACTTCCTGTATCAGTCAACATTGTTGATGTATTATGGCCCAAACCTGGTCAAACTTGCAACCTCAGTAACTTTGCATTTACTGGTCCAGGagatattgttgttgttgctgccttATCGTATTTGAGTATTCTCTTAATATCTCTGTTATGTTGTACATATAACAAACAAATGAAGATTGGGGCCTTTGGCCTTTTAAAATGAGAAGTAAACCAGCAGCTTTGAACTTTATTGAACGTGCAGTCCCTTTCTCAGCCCGTAGGTGCTGGGAATTTCTTGTGCATCAACTCCATGAAAAGAGACTCGTGTCTGTCCTGCCATGTCCCGGTGCTTTTAGCTCTGAGAGCTGTAAATACTGtgtgacaaaaataaactattaaaAACGCACCAGGGACTTCTACAAAGATGACATTCCTCAAACATGTTGTGGTACATTTGTATACTGTATAATGGGTGTACCTTTGTTTTGTAAAAGAGTGAAGTTGTAAATTAATAACAATGTAATTGATCATTAAATATAGCGACTTCGAAGAAACTGTGTGTGTCGTCTCCTCTGTGGGATCCTTTTTAGCACCATCAGGTCAAAAATGGGGATTTCTGTGCTAATTAAGTAAGTCAGTGGTTTTCAAGCTTTTTGTGGCATGACCCACTTCGGAAGCTTGGCCACAGCTGCTATTAATTCTTAGTAATAGATTTTAGCAAATTTTCAGCACAATAATATCTGcaattattttttcttaaaagattttaatggttttgtttttcctctggttgttcatGACTCTGCACCTCACAGTTTGAAGTAAGATCAGCCCAAAGGTAACTACTGTGCAAAATAAATGTACCAGTAGTACGTTGGTTTGATGCCAACAACAGTTTACCATAGtacattttactttgaaaaaccAGAATGTGAGTGACATATTAGCTCATTCAGCTACAATCCACCACAGTTTACAGGTTATTGTATCATTTAA is drawn from Oreochromis aureus strain Israel breed Guangdong linkage group 1, ZZ_aureus, whole genome shotgun sequence and contains these coding sequences:
- the slc7a10a gene encoding solute carrier family 7 member 10a isoform X1 produces the protein MEDKKKRKKNEDSSNSDRVTLKKEIGLLSACAIIIGNIIGSGIFISPKGVLEHAGSVGLSLIVWVCGGGICTLGSMCYAELGVTIPKSGGDYSYVTEIFGGLVGFLLLWSAVLIMYPTTLAVIALTFSNYVLQPAFQNCFPPFIATKLLATICVLFLTWVNCSSVRWATRIQDIFTIGKLLALVLIIIVGLVQISRGHYDALRPSVAFEFSQDPSVGQIALAFLQASFAYSGWNFLNYVTEEVVEPRKNLPRAIYISIPLVTLVYTMTNIAYFSSMTPEELLSSNAVAVTFGEKLLGMFSWVMPISVALSTFGGINGYLFTSSRLCFSGAREGHLPYLLAMIHLKNCTPIPALLLCCIATVVILCIGETHNLINYVSFINYLSYGVTIAGLLYLRKKRPNLARPIKVNLLIPISYLIFWAVLLGFSLYSEPVVCGLGMVIMLTGVPVYFVGVQWKEKPKWLYRLVEKLTYKGQKVCYVVFPQDDPSETEPLTAKATD
- the slc7a10a gene encoding solute carrier family 7 member 10a isoform X2 — protein: MCYAELGVTIPKSGGDYSYVTEIFGGLVGFLLLWSAVLIMYPTTLAVIALTFSNYVLQPAFQNCFPPFIATKLLATICVLFLTWVNCSSVRWATRIQDIFTIGKLLALVLIIIVGLVQISRGHYDALRPSVAFEFSQDPSVGQIALAFLQASFAYSGWNFLNYVTEEVVEPRKNLPRAIYISIPLVTLVYTMTNIAYFSSMTPEELLSSNAVAVTFGEKLLGMFSWVMPISVALSTFGGINGYLFTSSRLCFSGAREGHLPYLLAMIHLKNCTPIPALLLCCIATVVILCIGETHNLINYVSFINYLSYGVTIAGLLYLRKKRPNLARPIKVNLLIPISYLIFWAVLLGFSLYSEPVVCGLGMVIMLTGVPVYFVGVQWKEKPKWLYRLVEKLTYKGQKVCYVVFPQDDPSETEPLTAKATD